The following proteins come from a genomic window of Mycobacteriales bacterium:
- a CDS encoding MFS transporter: MRLPPGLRGLPRETFALALVAFCVALGFGIVVPAVPLFALQFGVGPTAAGAVVSAFALMRLVSGLAGGRLVDRVGERTALLAGLTVVAVSSLLAGLAVSYPQLLVLRGVGGVGSAVFTIAATSLLLRVASAAQRGQTQSIYRGGFLLGGVVGPAFGGAVLGISLRAPFFLYTVTLVVAAVVAATMLPRPPGAQQPPPQVAPGVGEDDGVPRAVAPEPPRTTLSTALASPAYRAALAGNFAVGFSVLGVRSTVVPLLVVQGLDLAPGWIGAAFTLAALVQTVLLLPAGRAVDQVGRRPTLVAGGLITAAALAGLAATSGPLTLLLSMTVFGAGAALLGVAPAAIVGDVVEGRGGTAVAVWQMSSDLGSVLGPLAAGLLIDQASFGAALGFSSLVVAGCALLGLRVPRG, translated from the coding sequence GTGCGACTGCCGCCCGGCCTGCGCGGCCTTCCGCGTGAGACGTTCGCGCTCGCCCTCGTGGCGTTCTGCGTGGCCCTCGGCTTCGGCATCGTGGTGCCGGCCGTACCGCTGTTCGCGCTCCAGTTCGGGGTCGGGCCGACGGCTGCCGGAGCGGTGGTCTCCGCCTTCGCCCTCATGCGCCTGGTGTCCGGACTGGCGGGGGGACGCCTGGTCGACCGGGTCGGGGAGCGCACCGCCCTGCTGGCCGGTCTCACGGTGGTGGCAGTCTCCTCGCTGCTCGCCGGGCTCGCGGTGAGCTACCCGCAGCTGCTCGTCCTGCGCGGCGTCGGCGGCGTCGGTTCGGCGGTGTTCACCATCGCCGCCACCAGCCTGCTGTTGCGGGTGGCGAGCGCCGCTCAACGCGGGCAGACGCAGAGCATCTACCGCGGGGGCTTCCTGCTCGGCGGCGTGGTGGGGCCCGCCTTCGGCGGCGCCGTGCTGGGCATCTCGCTGCGCGCCCCGTTCTTCCTCTACACCGTGACCCTGGTGGTCGCCGCCGTGGTCGCCGCGACGATGCTGCCCCGGCCGCCGGGCGCGCAGCAGCCGCCGCCGCAGGTGGCGCCGGGCGTGGGGGAGGACGACGGGGTGCCGCGCGCGGTGGCGCCCGAGCCGCCGCGCACCACCCTGTCGACCGCGCTGGCCAGCCCGGCCTACCGGGCCGCGCTCGCCGGCAACTTCGCCGTCGGCTTCAGCGTGCTCGGCGTACGCAGCACCGTGGTGCCGCTGCTCGTGGTGCAGGGGCTGGACCTGGCTCCCGGCTGGATCGGCGCCGCCTTCACCCTGGCGGCGCTGGTGCAGACCGTCCTGCTGCTGCCCGCGGGCCGGGCAGTCGACCAGGTCGGGCGACGGCCGACGCTGGTCGCCGGCGGGCTGATCACCGCCGCTGCACTCGCCGGCCTCGCCGCCACCAGCGGGCCGCTGACGCTGCTGCTGTCGATGACCGTGTTCGGGGCAGGCGCCGCTCTGCTCGGCGTGGCACCGGCGGCGATCGTCGGCGATGTCGTCGAGGGAAGGGGCGGCACGGCCGTCGCGGTGTGGCAGATGAGCAGCGACCTCGGCTCGGTCCTCGGCCCGCTGGCTGCCGGGCTGCTCATCGACCAGGCGTCGTTCGGTGCCGCGCTCGGCTTCAGCTCACTGGTCGTCGCCGGCTGTGCCCTGCTCGGCCTGCGCGTCCCGAGGGGCTAG
- a CDS encoding D-isomer specific 2-hydroxyacid dehydrogenase family protein yields the protein MTPGIAILPSGSEPMAAAVQAGGGKVVGISDRPDALVWMAPRDSAGLREALQAAPSARWVQLPFAGVEDFVDVLEPSRTWTCAKGVYAEPTAEHALALALAGLRRLPARARATSWGEQDALSLFDAPVVVLGGGGITQSLLSLLSPFRCRVTVVRRSAEPVPGAARTVPVEMLDEVLPDARLVVLALALTPETTHVIGARQLAAMSSSAWLVNIARGRHVDTDALVTALRERSIGGAAIDVTDPEPLPDGHPLWTLPNCLITPHTANPWQTAQPLLAQRVTDNVRRFGSGEPLLGLVDRTAGY from the coding sequence ATGACGCCCGGAATCGCGATCCTCCCGTCCGGATCGGAGCCGATGGCCGCGGCCGTGCAGGCGGGCGGTGGCAAGGTCGTCGGGATCTCCGACCGACCGGACGCGCTGGTGTGGATGGCCCCGCGGGACAGCGCCGGCCTGCGCGAGGCACTCCAGGCAGCTCCCTCGGCCCGCTGGGTCCAGCTGCCGTTCGCCGGCGTGGAGGACTTCGTGGACGTTCTCGAGCCGTCCCGCACCTGGACCTGCGCCAAGGGCGTGTACGCCGAGCCGACCGCGGAGCATGCGCTCGCGCTCGCCCTCGCCGGCCTGCGGCGGCTGCCGGCCCGCGCCCGCGCCACATCGTGGGGCGAGCAGGATGCCCTCTCGCTGTTCGACGCCCCTGTCGTCGTGCTGGGCGGCGGCGGGATCACCCAGTCGCTGCTGTCACTGCTGTCGCCCTTCCGCTGCCGGGTGACGGTGGTGCGGCGGTCGGCAGAGCCCGTGCCGGGTGCGGCGCGCACCGTCCCGGTGGAGATGCTCGACGAGGTGCTGCCGGACGCGCGACTGGTCGTGCTGGCGCTGGCCCTCACCCCCGAGACCACACACGTCATCGGGGCCCGGCAGCTCGCGGCGATGTCGTCGTCGGCCTGGCTGGTCAACATCGCCCGTGGCCGGCACGTCGACACCGACGCGCTGGTGACGGCGCTGCGGGAGCGCAGCATCGGCGGCGCCGCCATCGACGTCACCGACCCGGAGCCGCTGCCGGACGGCCACCCGCTCTGGACGCTGCCTAACTGCCTGATCACCCCGCACACCGCCAACCCGTGGCAGACGGCGCAGCCGCTGCTCGCGCAGCGGGTCACCGACAACGTGCGCCGGTTCGGCAGCGGCGAGCCGTTGCTCGGACTCGTGGACCGGACAGCCGGCTACTAG